A single region of the Paramicrobacterium fandaimingii genome encodes:
- a CDS encoding glycosyltransferase, which translates to MTLHLADAPDLNLFTGLPLYVQIFYWVVLTITLSSGLSVVVLIVNARRYGMAHDDTHSSNDVESDFLWIFMVPALNEEVTIADSVTRLRRTHVRHRMILVINDGSDDRTGEVLDSLAGPDLTVLTRVAPHARRGKAAALNNAFSYVRDVLLPSSEYAQWSADRVILGIVDADGRLSPNACQKLGPSFENPSVGGAQCLVRIYNRGHLLTWAQDIEFRSFGYVFQAGRAHWGTANMGGNGQFNRFSALAEVSDGDGPWRDRLTEDQDLGVRLVQQGWQGVQVNEATIEQQGLRSIRRLYRQRTRWAQGAWQALGLVPSVGRSRVTVLARVDCLFYLLTPALQLTTGIGFVSAVLLATMSDVALLPGNLLVALIFVSVGFGPGIATLLMSGRGPKNILYAAIAVLPYTVYSWLIFPVLVQSVIRQLSGRTAWAKTAREAIEAPHAEHASVATSEFS; encoded by the coding sequence ATGACGTTGCATTTGGCTGACGCCCCCGATCTCAACCTGTTCACTGGCTTGCCGCTGTACGTGCAGATCTTCTATTGGGTCGTGCTCACGATCACCCTGAGCTCCGGCCTGTCGGTTGTGGTACTCATCGTCAACGCGCGACGCTACGGCATGGCTCACGACGATACTCACTCGTCGAACGATGTTGAGAGCGACTTCTTGTGGATCTTCATGGTGCCGGCGCTGAATGAGGAGGTCACGATCGCCGACAGTGTGACGCGTCTGCGACGTACTCACGTGCGTCATCGCATGATTCTGGTGATCAATGACGGATCCGATGACCGCACGGGGGAGGTGCTCGACTCCCTCGCTGGACCCGATCTCACCGTGCTCACTCGGGTCGCTCCCCATGCCAGGCGCGGCAAGGCTGCCGCCCTCAACAACGCATTCAGCTACGTGCGCGACGTGCTGCTCCCCTCGTCCGAATACGCACAGTGGAGCGCTGATCGAGTGATCCTCGGAATCGTCGATGCCGACGGTCGGCTGTCCCCGAACGCGTGCCAGAAGCTTGGTCCCTCCTTTGAGAACCCCAGCGTCGGCGGCGCTCAGTGCCTCGTGAGGATCTACAACAGAGGCCATCTCCTCACGTGGGCGCAGGACATCGAGTTTCGATCGTTTGGATACGTCTTTCAGGCAGGACGAGCCCACTGGGGAACGGCAAACATGGGAGGCAATGGGCAGTTCAACCGATTCTCCGCGCTGGCGGAGGTCAGCGACGGTGACGGCCCGTGGCGTGACCGTCTCACGGAAGACCAAGATCTCGGAGTTCGCCTGGTCCAGCAAGGCTGGCAGGGTGTTCAGGTCAATGAGGCGACGATCGAACAGCAGGGGCTGCGGAGCATCCGCCGCCTGTACCGCCAACGTACGCGGTGGGCTCAGGGAGCATGGCAGGCTCTCGGGCTTGTGCCCTCGGTGGGTCGCTCCCGCGTCACTGTTCTCGCACGCGTGGACTGCCTCTTTTACCTCTTGACACCCGCCCTGCAGCTCACAACCGGCATTGGATTCGTGAGCGCAGTGCTTCTGGCCACGATGTCTGACGTGGCGCTGTTGCCAGGCAACCTTCTCGTCGCGCTCATCTTCGTCAGCGTCGGTTTCGGCCCAGGAATCGCTACTCTCCTCATGAGCGGGCGCGGACCGAAGAACATTCTGTACGCGGCAATCGCCGTTCTGCCGTACACGGTCTATTCGTGGCTGATCTTCCCTGTTCTGGTTCAGAGCGTCATTCGTCAACTCAGCGGGCGAACCGCGTGGGCGAAAACGGCACGCGAGGCCATTGAAGCCCCGCACGCAGAGCATGCCTCGGTGGCGACAAGCGAGTTTTCCTGA
- a CDS encoding ATP-binding cassette domain-containing protein: MSTESSENGIAAADRHDTIRVVGARENNLKNISVEIPKRRLTVFTGVSGSGKSSLVFSTIAAESQRMINETYSSFVQGFMPNLPRPDVDVLEGLTTAIIVNQERIGSDPRSTVGTATDTGAMLRILFSRLGDPHIGSPQAFSFNVASISGAGAVAFERGGKTVKERRDFNIVGGMCPRCEGRGQVSDFDLTALFDETKSLNESALLVPGYTADSWYGRIYRGSGYFNNDKPIKDFSTKQRDDLLYKPATRIKVEGVNVWYEGLIPKIQNSMLSKDREAMQPHIRRFVDSAITFDTCPECEGTRLSDTARSSQIRGLSIADVNAMQISDLAEWMRQLDEPSVAPLVTALSETLDAFVTIGLGYLSLGRPAGTLSGGEAQRTKMIRHLGSSLTDVTYVFDEPSIGLHPHDVARMNTLLVQLRDKGNTVLVVEHKPELIGIADHAVDLGPLAGTEGGTIMFEGTVDDLRTSDTVTGRHLDDRSRVKDTVRKSPDALEIRGASTNNLQNVDVDIPLGVLCVLTGVAGSGKSSLVTGSLAKHDDVVLVDQQPIKGSRRSNPATYSGMLEPIRKAFAKANGVKPGLFSANSEGACPLCNGAGVIFTDLGVMASVESTCELCEGKRFQADVLEYLFGGKNISEVLQMSVTQAAEFFARDDAKVPAAHKILERMVDVGLGYLTIGQPLTTLSGGERQRLKLAIQLGDKGGILVLDEPTTGLHLADVENMLALLDRLVDSGKSVIVIEHHQAVMAHGDWIIDLGPGAGHDGGRVVFEGTPADLVAQKPTLTGEHLAEYVQA; the protein is encoded by the coding sequence ATGAGCACTGAGTCGTCTGAGAACGGCATTGCCGCCGCGGATCGCCACGACACCATTCGCGTCGTCGGCGCGCGCGAGAACAACCTCAAGAACATCTCCGTCGAGATTCCGAAGCGGCGTCTCACTGTCTTCACGGGCGTGTCGGGCTCGGGCAAGAGCTCGCTGGTATTCTCGACGATCGCGGCCGAATCTCAGCGCATGATCAACGAGACCTACAGCTCGTTCGTGCAGGGCTTCATGCCGAATCTGCCGCGCCCCGACGTTGACGTACTCGAGGGCCTCACGACGGCGATCATCGTCAACCAAGAGCGCATCGGCTCCGATCCGCGGTCAACGGTCGGCACGGCAACCGACACGGGTGCGATGCTGCGCATTCTGTTCAGCCGCCTCGGTGACCCCCACATCGGTTCGCCTCAGGCGTTCTCGTTCAACGTCGCCTCGATCAGCGGAGCGGGCGCCGTCGCGTTCGAGCGCGGAGGCAAGACGGTGAAGGAACGACGCGACTTCAACATCGTGGGAGGCATGTGCCCGCGATGCGAGGGCAGGGGCCAGGTGAGCGATTTCGATCTGACGGCGCTTTTCGACGAGACGAAGTCGCTGAATGAGAGCGCGCTGCTCGTTCCGGGGTACACGGCAGACAGCTGGTATGGCCGCATCTACCGAGGCAGCGGCTATTTCAACAACGACAAGCCCATCAAAGACTTCTCGACGAAGCAGCGCGACGACCTGCTCTACAAGCCGGCGACCCGCATCAAGGTCGAGGGCGTCAACGTCTGGTACGAGGGTCTGATCCCGAAGATTCAGAACTCGATGCTGTCGAAAGACCGCGAGGCGATGCAGCCGCACATTCGCCGGTTCGTCGACAGTGCCATCACGTTCGACACCTGCCCGGAGTGCGAGGGGACACGGCTCAGCGACACAGCGCGGTCGTCACAGATCCGTGGGCTGAGCATCGCCGACGTCAACGCCATGCAGATCAGCGATCTGGCCGAATGGATGCGGCAGCTCGACGAACCGTCGGTAGCCCCGCTCGTCACGGCGCTGTCTGAGACGCTCGATGCCTTCGTCACGATCGGCCTCGGCTATCTCTCGCTCGGCCGGCCTGCGGGAACGCTCTCGGGCGGTGAAGCGCAGCGCACAAAGATGATCAGGCACCTGGGCTCGAGCCTCACCGACGTCACGTACGTGTTCGATGAACCATCCATCGGCCTGCACCCCCACGACGTCGCGCGCATGAACACGCTGCTGGTTCAACTGCGCGACAAGGGAAACACTGTGCTCGTCGTCGAGCACAAGCCCGAGCTCATCGGCATCGCCGACCACGCTGTCGACTTGGGCCCGCTCGCGGGCACCGAGGGCGGCACGATCATGTTCGAGGGAACCGTCGACGATCTTCGCACGAGTGACACCGTCACGGGCAGGCATCTCGACGACCGGTCGCGTGTGAAAGACACGGTCAGAAAATCACCGGATGCTCTCGAGATTCGCGGTGCCAGCACAAACAACCTGCAGAACGTCGACGTCGACATTCCGCTCGGCGTGTTGTGTGTGCTGACGGGCGTCGCCGGTTCGGGCAAGAGCTCGCTCGTCACCGGTTCACTCGCGAAGCACGACGACGTCGTGCTTGTCGACCAGCAGCCCATCAAGGGGTCGCGCCGCAGCAACCCAGCGACATATTCGGGAATGCTCGAGCCGATCCGCAAGGCATTTGCCAAGGCAAACGGCGTGAAGCCCGGCCTGTTCTCCGCCAACTCAGAGGGCGCGTGCCCCCTGTGCAACGGCGCCGGCGTCATCTTCACCGATCTCGGGGTGATGGCGAGCGTCGAGTCGACGTGCGAGCTGTGCGAGGGCAAGCGGTTTCAGGCAGACGTGCTGGAATACCTCTTCGGCGGCAAGAACATCAGCGAGGTTCTGCAGATGTCGGTCACCCAGGCCGCCGAGTTCTTCGCACGAGACGACGCCAAGGTGCCTGCCGCCCACAAGATCCTCGAGCGCATGGTCGACGTCGGCCTCGGCTACCTCACCATCGGGCAGCCGCTCACCACGCTTTCGGGCGGGGAGCGGCAGCGGCTCAAGCTCGCCATTCAGCTGGGCGACAAAGGCGGCATCCTGGTTCTTGATGAACCGACCACCGGGCTGCACCTTGCCGACGTCGAGAACATGCTCGCCTTGCTTGACCGGCTCGTCGACTCGGGCAAATCGGTGATCGTGATCGAGCACCACCAGGCGGTGATGGCGCATGGCGACTGGATCATCGACCTCGGCCCGGGTGCCGGGCACGACGGCGGGCGCGTGGTGTTCGAGGGAACTCCCGCCGACCTTGTCGCGCAGAAACCGACGCTCACGGGCGAGCACCTGGCGGAGTACGTGCAAGCCTGA
- a CDS encoding sulfate/molybdate ABC transporter ATP-binding protein has translation MTGSDVQRFGDPERHADRTAENAARRGGSPNACTPDPPAPTAERYLAAHIVVQRADFTVDVELDVAAGHCLAVLGHNGAGKSTLLHAIAGLLALDDGHVRLDGRDLESTGASRVQPQHRQIGLLDQKPRLFPHLDIEHNVAFGPRSQGSGRRESLAIAHDWLQRIGLAHRSSAKPHQLSGGQQQRVAIARAFAAQPRVLLLDEPFAALDAESAPMVRRMLVDELSRTQTTSILVTHDLADAWQLADDCVVLSEGTAVDRGAPDRLAALPRHPFTAALAGFAVVRGVWRSGALWVGDRMLVGSAAEPLADGQPVIGIVAPSSVAVTSTAVSPGDGAWRATLSAVSTRGGVVRFEDASGLAAELPFAAARTLAGGHLPAPGDELWFSPDASQLRMLPA, from the coding sequence ATGACCGGCTCCGATGTGCAGAGATTCGGAGATCCGGAGCGACACGCCGACAGAACCGCCGAAAATGCGGCGCGTCGCGGTGGTTCTCCGAATGCTTGCACGCCGGATCCTCCTGCGCCCACCGCAGAGCGGTATCTTGCGGCGCACATCGTGGTGCAGCGCGCCGATTTCACCGTCGATGTGGAGCTCGACGTTGCTGCGGGGCATTGCCTCGCGGTGCTCGGCCACAATGGTGCGGGCAAGTCGACGCTGCTGCACGCGATCGCCGGTCTTCTCGCGCTCGACGACGGCCACGTGCGGCTCGACGGCCGCGATCTGGAGTCCACTGGCGCATCGCGCGTGCAGCCGCAGCATCGTCAGATCGGGCTGCTCGACCAGAAGCCGCGCCTCTTTCCCCACCTCGACATCGAGCACAACGTCGCCTTCGGGCCACGCTCGCAGGGCAGCGGCCGTCGAGAATCGCTCGCGATCGCGCACGACTGGCTGCAGCGCATCGGTCTTGCGCACCGCTCCTCGGCGAAGCCGCATCAGCTCTCGGGAGGGCAGCAGCAGCGCGTCGCCATCGCTCGCGCGTTTGCCGCACAGCCGCGTGTGCTGCTGCTCGACGAGCCGTTTGCGGCGCTCGATGCCGAGAGCGCCCCGATGGTGCGGCGCATGCTCGTCGACGAATTGTCGCGCACGCAGACGACGAGCATCCTCGTCACCCACGACCTTGCCGATGCCTGGCAGCTTGCCGACGACTGCGTTGTGCTCTCGGAGGGCACCGCCGTCGACAGGGGAGCTCCCGATCGGCTGGCCGCCCTGCCGCGGCATCCGTTCACCGCTGCGCTCGCGGGCTTCGCCGTTGTACGGGGAGTCTGGCGCTCGGGTGCACTCTGGGTCGGTGACCGGATGCTTGTGGGCTCCGCCGCCGAGCCGCTCGCCGACGGGCAGCCGGTGATCGGCATTGTCGCGCCCTCGAGCGTCGCGGTGACGAGCACCGCAGTGTCTCCGGGCGACGGTGCATGGAGGGCGACCCTGTCTGCGGTGTCGACGCGGGGCGGCGTCGTGCGCTTCGAAGACGCATCGGGTCTCGCCGCCGAGCTTCCGTTCGCCGCTGCCCGCACTCTCGCGGGCGGCCATCTGCCGGCACCGGGCGACGAGCTCTGGTTCTCGCCCGACGCGTCGCAGCTGCGCATGCTCCCTGCTTGA
- a CDS encoding VOC family protein: MTITIDTTVLPHTNPDESLAFYRDVLDFEIRNDVGNGTMRWISVGPHGQPDVTLLLAPPAIDPGLTDDERRVISEMMAKGTYGWLLLASDDLDGLFERVQATDTEIVQEPTDQPYGERDCAFRDPAGNLIRIKQAR, from the coding sequence ATGACGATCACCATTGACACGACAGTCCTGCCGCACACCAACCCCGACGAATCGCTGGCGTTTTACCGAGACGTTCTCGACTTCGAGATTCGCAACGACGTGGGCAACGGCACCATGCGCTGGATCTCCGTCGGCCCGCACGGCCAGCCCGACGTGACTCTGCTGCTAGCTCCGCCGGCCATTGACCCCGGCCTCACAGACGACGAGCGCCGCGTCATCTCTGAGATGATGGCGAAGGGCACCTACGGCTGGCTTCTGCTGGCCTCCGACGATCTCGACGGCCTGTTCGAACGGGTGCAGGCAACGGACACGGAGATTGTGCAGGAGCCCACTGACCAACCGTACGGAGAGCGCGACTGCGCGTTTCGCGACCCGGCGGGCAACCTCATTCGCATCAAGCAGGCGCGCTGA
- the wecB gene encoding non-hydrolyzing UDP-N-acetylglucosamine 2-epimerase: protein MSPTSEITDPKVLIVVGTRPEAIKMVPVILAFAQSSRITPIVISTGQHAELVRRVLRPFGLAPDIELNATRPGMSLNNLFSSVMSSLENYVATNFGEPPADSAAAASSGYPVTTFVHGDTSSAAAAALASFHLRIPVVHVEAGLRTSDTLSPFPEELNRQLISRIAAFHAAPTHKNRENLIHEGVELSRILVTGNTAIDALQLAVELDQPFDVPELAVLDTMSPNSRIIVVTAHRRENWGPGIERISKAVSRLAIAYPHDRFVVPLHPNPAVSSVFRTMLEQHENVLLVPSLDYLPFARLLKRAHIILTDSGGVQEEAPALGTPVLVLRDTTERSEGVKAGTVELVGTTVDRIVARTSMLLEDDILYRRRATQGNPYGDGHAAQRIVQACEFIAFGTEEPEQFGTIFDRSAVLRAGGYGAASVVAAQPEMESLDDVAFG, encoded by the coding sequence ATGTCCCCTACCTCGGAGATCACCGACCCGAAAGTTCTCATCGTCGTTGGCACTCGTCCAGAGGCGATCAAAATGGTGCCCGTCATTTTGGCGTTTGCGCAGAGCTCGCGCATCACTCCCATCGTCATCTCAACCGGTCAACACGCGGAACTCGTGCGGCGGGTGCTTCGCCCGTTCGGGCTCGCCCCAGACATCGAACTCAATGCCACGCGTCCCGGCATGTCTCTGAACAATCTTTTCTCGTCTGTCATGTCGTCACTTGAGAACTACGTGGCGACGAACTTCGGCGAACCTCCAGCGGATTCCGCAGCGGCGGCATCGTCCGGGTACCCCGTGACGACATTCGTGCACGGCGATACGTCAAGTGCGGCAGCTGCGGCATTAGCGTCCTTCCACCTTCGGATCCCCGTCGTGCACGTTGAGGCGGGACTGCGCACATCTGACACACTCTCGCCATTCCCCGAAGAGTTGAACCGCCAGTTGATCTCGCGGATCGCAGCCTTTCACGCTGCTCCAACCCACAAGAACCGAGAGAATCTGATTCACGAGGGCGTGGAACTGTCACGCATTCTCGTCACGGGAAACACCGCGATCGATGCGCTCCAGCTGGCCGTTGAGCTCGACCAGCCCTTTGACGTGCCCGAGCTCGCGGTTCTCGACACCATGAGCCCGAATTCGCGCATCATCGTCGTGACGGCACACAGACGAGAAAACTGGGGCCCCGGAATCGAGCGCATCAGCAAGGCTGTCTCACGACTGGCCATCGCATACCCTCACGACCGGTTCGTTGTTCCTCTTCACCCGAACCCGGCAGTATCGTCTGTCTTTCGCACAATGCTCGAGCAGCACGAGAATGTGCTTCTCGTACCGTCGCTTGATTACCTTCCCTTTGCACGCCTCCTCAAACGCGCACACATCATCCTGACGGATTCCGGAGGAGTTCAGGAAGAGGCCCCGGCGTTAGGCACTCCTGTGCTCGTTCTTCGCGACACAACGGAGAGAAGCGAGGGTGTCAAGGCCGGCACTGTGGAACTCGTTGGCACGACAGTCGATCGAATCGTCGCGCGGACGTCCATGCTTCTCGAGGACGACATTCTTTACCGTCGCCGCGCAACCCAGGGAAACCCCTATGGCGATGGGCACGCTGCCCAGCGCATCGTGCAAGCCTGTGAATTCATAGCCTTCGGAACCGAGGAACCGGAGCAGTTCGGAACGATCTTCGACCGGTCGGCAGTGTTGCGCGCTGGCGGCTATGGAGCCGCCTCTGTCGTGGCCGCGCAGCCTGAGATGGAGTCTCTCGATGACGTTGCATTTGGCTGA
- a CDS encoding acetate/propionate family kinase, with translation MTAVLVINSGSSSFKYQLIEMDAEATLARGLVERIGADESRIVHEVMGDDGTATSHEQITQIHDHTAGFQAMLDAFAEHGPSLTEHPPVAVGHRVVHGGARFFEPTVVTNLVTINIQDLSELAPLHNPANVEGITAAQEAFGDVPHVAVFDTAFHQTLPPEAYTYALDAATAERYRVRKYGFHGTSHKFVSEEAARFLGRDNASLNQIVLHLGNGASMTAVRGGRSVDTSMGLTPLEGLVMGTRTGDIDPAVVFHLHRRADMGVAELDELFNSKSGIYGLSGLKDMRDLTEQANTGNEKARAALDVYVHRLKQYLGGYVFQLGRVDTIVFTAGIGENSAQVRAETLAGLENFGIRVDAARNEQRSRGIRVISADDSAVTVLVVPTNEELEIARQTLSAI, from the coding sequence ATGACCGCGGTGCTCGTCATCAACTCGGGCTCGTCGTCGTTCAAGTACCAGCTGATCGAGATGGATGCCGAGGCGACGCTCGCTCGCGGGCTGGTGGAGCGCATTGGGGCGGACGAGTCCCGCATCGTGCACGAGGTCATGGGCGACGACGGCACCGCCACGTCGCACGAGCAGATAACGCAGATTCACGACCACACTGCCGGATTTCAGGCGATGCTCGATGCGTTTGCCGAACACGGGCCGTCGCTGACGGAGCATCCGCCTGTTGCCGTCGGCCACCGCGTCGTGCACGGGGGAGCACGCTTCTTCGAACCCACAGTCGTTACGAACCTGGTGACCATCAACATTCAAGATCTCTCCGAGCTGGCGCCGCTGCATAACCCGGCGAACGTCGAGGGAATCACCGCGGCGCAAGAAGCATTCGGCGATGTTCCGCACGTCGCCGTCTTCGATACGGCGTTTCACCAGACGCTGCCTCCCGAGGCGTACACCTACGCACTCGATGCCGCAACGGCGGAGCGTTACCGTGTGCGCAAGTACGGCTTTCACGGCACGAGTCACAAGTTCGTCTCTGAGGAGGCTGCACGGTTTCTCGGCCGCGACAACGCGAGCCTCAACCAGATTGTTCTTCACCTCGGCAACGGCGCCTCGATGACGGCGGTGCGCGGCGGGCGGTCTGTTGACACGTCGATGGGTCTGACCCCGCTTGAGGGCCTGGTGATGGGAACGCGCACGGGCGACATCGACCCAGCAGTCGTGTTCCACCTGCATCGTCGTGCCGACATGGGCGTTGCCGAGCTCGACGAGCTGTTCAACTCCAAGAGCGGAATCTACGGCCTGTCGGGGCTGAAGGACATGCGCGATCTCACCGAGCAGGCGAACACCGGAAACGAGAAGGCGCGTGCGGCACTCGACGTGTACGTGCACAGGCTCAAGCAGTACCTCGGCGGTTACGTCTTTCAGCTCGGCCGGGTTGACACCATCGTGTTCACAGCGGGTATCGGTGAGAACAGTGCTCAGGTGCGTGCGGAGACGCTCGCGGGGCTTGAGAACTTCGGAATTCGGGTGGATGCTGCTCGCAATGAGCAGCGCTCACGCGGCATCCGGGTGATCTCTGCCGATGACTCGGCCGTCACTGTTCTCGTCGTGCCCACGAACGAAGAGCTCGAGATCGCGCGGCAAACTCTCTCGGCGATCTGA
- a CDS encoding helix-turn-helix domain-containing protein translates to MARAQGDAEQRARDLALLRRVRDRIDREFARPLDVEALARGVNISAGHLSRQFKRAYGESPYSYLMTRRVERAMALLRRGDVSVTDACFEVGFSSLGTFSTRFTELVGMSPKRYKVSADRHEGVPACIVKQVSRPIRNREVSKEAPL, encoded by the coding sequence GTGGCACGTGCCCAAGGTGATGCAGAGCAGCGTGCGAGAGATCTCGCGCTGCTCCGCCGTGTGCGCGACCGCATCGACCGCGAGTTTGCGCGGCCCCTCGACGTTGAGGCCCTCGCCCGTGGCGTCAACATCTCGGCCGGCCACCTCAGCCGCCAATTCAAGCGTGCCTACGGCGAATCGCCGTACTCCTACCTCATGACGCGACGCGTCGAACGCGCTATGGCGCTGCTGCGTCGCGGCGATGTCAGCGTCACCGACGCCTGCTTCGAGGTGGGCTTCTCGTCGCTGGGAACCTTCAGCACGCGCTTCACCGAACTGGTGGGCATGTCCCCAAAGCGCTACAAGGTGTCGGCAGACCGGCACGAGGGTGTGCCCGCCTGCATTGTGAAGCAGGTTTCACGACCGATCAGAAATCGAGAAGTATCGAAAGAGGCGCCGCTCTAG
- the pta gene encoding phosphate acetyltransferase yields the protein MSRSIYITSAEGYSGKSTVALGALDTLTHQVKRVGVFRPIARSIDKRDYVLELLLGHDGVDLSYDECIGVTYDDVHADPEAALSTIVSRYKAVEEKCDAVVIVGSDFTDVGSPTELGYNARIAANLGAPVLLVLGGREGQGHGERLGLAEGRTASEMRQIADLALVELNDAFASLLAIVANRADPDHLDEITRAIGEVTAGAPVWAIPEEPYLVAPTIGLIKDAVAGTLIKGEEELLTREALGVVIAGMSMENVLPRLTEGAVVVVAGDRTETLLAVLLSQQSAAFPSISGVVLNGGFELPESINKLIEGLTVKLPIIATEWGTYDTVMRITHTRGRLAAESQRKFDSALSLFEKHVDKEALVSMLDVAKTDVVTPLMFEFSLLDQARRRPRHIVLPEGDEDRVLRAAHTLLAREVAQLTILGEKFEVMSRSIELGLDISGADVLSPHDPVLSMKFAQEYHRLREHKGITLEQAREVVTDVSYFGTMMVHMGLADGMVSGAAHTTAHTIRPGFEIIKTKPGTSVVSSVFLMALEDRVLVYGDCAVIPDPTADQLCDIAISSTVTAERFGIDPRVAMLSYSTGESGTGADVDKVRQATALVRERMPEILVEGPIQYDAAADAAVAATKLPQSDVAGRATVFIFPDLNTGNNTYKAVQRSAGAVAIGPVLQGLNKPINDLSRGALVQDIVNTVAITAIQAASS from the coding sequence GTGTCTCGTTCGATCTACATCACGTCGGCCGAAGGATATTCGGGCAAGTCGACTGTTGCGCTGGGAGCTCTCGACACCCTGACGCACCAGGTGAAGCGGGTCGGAGTCTTTCGCCCGATCGCGCGTTCCATCGACAAGCGAGACTACGTTCTCGAGCTGCTGCTCGGCCACGACGGCGTCGACCTCAGCTACGACGAGTGCATCGGCGTCACCTACGACGATGTGCACGCCGACCCCGAGGCGGCTCTCTCGACGATCGTGAGCCGCTATAAGGCCGTCGAAGAGAAATGCGACGCCGTCGTGATCGTGGGAAGCGACTTCACCGACGTCGGAAGCCCAACCGAGCTCGGCTACAACGCGCGCATCGCCGCCAACCTTGGTGCCCCCGTTCTGCTTGTGCTCGGCGGCCGTGAGGGACAGGGGCACGGCGAACGTCTCGGCCTGGCCGAGGGGCGCACGGCAAGCGAGATGCGCCAGATCGCCGACCTCGCCCTTGTTGAGCTGAACGATGCGTTCGCTTCTCTGCTCGCCATCGTCGCCAACCGCGCGGACCCCGACCACCTCGATGAGATCACCCGCGCCATCGGAGAGGTCACGGCCGGTGCCCCGGTGTGGGCGATCCCCGAGGAGCCGTATCTCGTCGCCCCGACGATCGGCCTCATCAAGGATGCTGTCGCTGGCACGCTCATCAAGGGGGAAGAAGAGCTGCTCACCCGCGAGGCGCTCGGCGTCGTGATCGCGGGAATGAGCATGGAGAACGTGCTGCCTCGGCTCACTGAGGGCGCCGTCGTCGTCGTCGCTGGCGACCGCACTGAGACGCTGCTTGCCGTGCTGCTGTCGCAGCAGTCTGCCGCGTTCCCCTCGATCTCGGGAGTCGTGCTCAACGGCGGCTTCGAGCTGCCCGAGTCGATAAACAAGCTCATCGAGGGGCTCACGGTGAAGCTGCCGATCATCGCAACGGAGTGGGGAACGTATGACACGGTCATGCGCATCACCCACACGCGCGGCCGACTCGCGGCCGAGTCGCAGCGCAAGTTCGACTCGGCGCTCTCGCTCTTCGAGAAGCACGTCGACAAAGAGGCGCTCGTGAGCATGCTCGACGTCGCGAAGACCGATGTTGTGACGCCGCTGATGTTCGAGTTCAGCCTGCTCGACCAGGCGCGGCGCCGGCCTCGCCACATCGTCTTGCCCGAGGGCGACGAAGATCGTGTGCTTCGGGCTGCGCACACGCTTCTTGCGCGTGAGGTTGCGCAGCTGACGATTCTCGGCGAGAAGTTCGAGGTGATGTCGCGGTCGATCGAGCTGGGCCTCGACATCTCGGGCGCCGACGTGCTCTCACCGCATGACCCCGTGCTCAGTATGAAGTTTGCGCAGGAGTACCACCGCCTCCGTGAGCACAAGGGCATCACGCTTGAGCAGGCGCGCGAGGTCGTCACCGACGTCTCGTACTTCGGCACGATGATGGTGCACATGGGGCTCGCTGACGGCATGGTCTCGGGGGCCGCGCACACAACCGCGCACACCATCCGTCCCGGCTTCGAGATCATCAAGACGAAGCCGGGCACCTCGGTTGTGTCGAGCGTGTTTCTCATGGCTCTCGAAGACCGCGTTCTCGTCTATGGGGACTGCGCCGTCATTCCCGACCCCACGGCCGACCAGCTCTGCGACATCGCCATCTCGTCGACGGTGACGGCCGAGCGCTTCGGCATCGACCCCCGCGTCGCCATGCTCTCGTATTCGACGGGGGAGTCCGGCACGGGCGCCGACGTCGACAAGGTGCGTCAGGCGACGGCTCTCGTGCGCGAGCGCATGCCCGAGATTCTCGTTGAGGGGCCGATTCAATACGATGCCGCCGCCGACGCAGCGGTTGCGGCAACGAAGCTGCCGCAGTCCGACGTTGCCGGGCGCGCGACAGTGTTCATCTTCCCCGACCTCAACACCGGCAACAATACGTATAAGGCGGTGCAGCGTTCGGCAGGCGCCGTGGCGATCGGCCCGGTGCTGCAGGGCCTCAACAAACCCATCAACGATCTCTCTCGAGGAGCGCTCGTGCAAGACATCGTCAACACTGTCGCGATCACCGCGATTCAGGCGGCGTCCTCATGA